From the Triticum urartu cultivar G1812 chromosome 4, Tu2.1, whole genome shotgun sequence genome, the window GGCTTTTGTTCGCTGGCTCGTGAGTCTTGATCGGTGCCGGGCTGCGCCGAATTGGATTTTAGCATGCAGCTAGCTGACCCGGCGCAACGGACGATCGGGCGATCATATCCTGGAAATATATCCGTGTATCTCGACGAATTAATCAGTGGCGTCAATGATCGGTGCTTAGAGCGAATAAAGTGGGAACTGGTTGCCGACCCCATATATGCCCGTCCAGATATGAATATATTTTCTACTAATGTCCATATATTTCTCAAGATCGCGCGCGTCGTCCTACTTACAAAAAGCAAATCTCAATTATGATGGATGTGTATACTTTAGagatgcatgaacattgcgcaaCGCACATGGCTGGCAACACAAGTGTCACTCTGCATGCGTGCAGGGCGCGCACGACACGCACACGTACGTTGTACCGGACCACATCATGGCGCATACAGCAGTACAGCACGACCTATTGGCAGTGCTGTGGTTGAGGCGCAATATTTGTACAAAAGTTCCCAAGACATGTTATTATCATGAGATTACAACGATGAAAAGAGTAAATATATATTGCGAACTAACttgtacagacacaagcgctcatatacacgcgcatacactcatccctatgaacgcacacactcatcttgagatttacgaagtcaacGTAGGCGTCTCGTCGttgacgggaacgtctcctcccactgaaagcgcatcgccggaaatcctgaaataaatccagaaataatgcgagcaccaggatttgaaccctggtgggttggggataccactgtccgcCTAACCATCTCAATCACAGGTTGGTTCGCGGTGACACGCATTCAACGGAAGAAAACGTTTCCGCCGATTACAAGGCGTCATAGGGAGTGtatgcgcgtatatatgagcgcttgcgtctgtaaTATGTTCAAGAGAGTAATTATATCAGCTATAAAAAAAGTAATTATATGTGCTACATTCATCGAAATACGTTCATGTGTGCGGTGCGCCTGCTGCCAACCGACCGAAGGTGCGAGGCGCGCGGGCACGTAGGTACGCCGCCCACGGTCCGGAGACGTCACTCGCCGGCCAAAAATCGGTTGAGAAGGGAAAGCCCAAGATTAGCAGGCACTAATGGCGACCGGCCCCTCTGATTAGTACAACTGCCCCGCATCCGCGCGGCGTCGGTCGCCTTTGACGACGGACGGACGGACGTGTCTCGTGTACCCCGGTCGTCTCCCACCCACCCACGCCGCCACGTAGCGGTGCGCCCCGCGCGTCACCGCGGGAGCACGGCCGACGCGACGCGCCTCGGTCGCGGGGATCACGCGACCGCTCGTCGCCAACCGCCCCGGTCGGTCGATGGACGCCGACGAGACGACGCAGCCCCCCCTCGCACCGGCCCGGAGACGCGCGTTGGAGTAACGCACGTTTCTTTTTTTGACAGCACGGTGGAGTAGGAGTAACGTACATAACGGCGCCATGGACGGTGGAGAGCTCATGTATACGCGATACACGCATCCCTTGAAAAAATGAGCTGATATAtaatcttgagattttacgaagtcattGTCGATATATCATAGTCGGTGGAAACGTATTCTCCCATTGAACatgcatcgccggaaatcctgaaataaattcaggatAAATGCGAGCTGAGGATACCACTGTCCTCCTAACTCGCATAGGCGGTGAAGATTGATGGCTTGTAGTTTTGTCGAGTATGGTGGAATCTAAGCGTTTGCATTAGGAAATGTGGGAAAATTCTCGGGGCAATTGGACAAACATAAACTGGGTGTTGTCACGGTCGTGTGCGATGGACCACGTTGGAAACCTCCGTTTACCATTTGGACGTAAGCGGAGTATAGCAACACAGCGATGGCACATGAGCAGAGGTTATTTGTTTTTATAGGGAAAGCATAAACAGAGTTGTGGTACTATTTGAGTGAAAATGGTTGGGTATAGTCTTCAATTGACGCTTGTGGTCATGCTTGGATGTGGGTGGGGTGTGTATGCACGATGATGGGCGTGGGCGTATGTGCACAACATCGGTTGAATTTTGTCACCGAATCTCCTTTTCcataaaagaaaagtaaaaaaaaagaaTATCATTTTTCATGCTTTCGTTATCTATCGTACCCTACAGTAGCGAGATCGCCGAAGCCCGAGGAAAAGAGCCATGGAGACGAACACATTGACTGTAGTTAGTTTTTTTATAGTTAGGGTTAGGAGTGCTGGACAAAATGGTCTTACCGGTGTTATTAGAGATAAGTCGAGCGTATCCTTCCATACACGCTGGCTCGAGGAATCGCCAATGGGAGCGGGTTATGACATGTGTTACCTGCAGAGACGAAGAAAAGAACTGTAATTCCTTCTGCTCTCCGGAATGGGGGGATAGGTTGGGCAATGAGATTGGCCAACCGATTGTTCAGATGAGGCAACAACACGGCGTGGCAGTGTTCATCCACGGGAAACATGGGTGTGTAATGGGCAGAGTTCAAATGACGATGGTTCTCACATTTGTCTCGTGCGGACCTGTGGCGCACTGGGTACGGATCGGGGAATTCGAGTGGAGAGACACAAACCGAGAAAAAAATGACTTAAGTCCTTCACCGTTGGATCATGATTCGATGGTAAAAAAAACCGACTTTGGTAGAAAGGAAATAGAAACATCAAATAGATGCCCCAAAACCCCAACCAAGTGTAATAAATAGATAATCTTATCAGGAAAAGGTGCACTACAATAGATAAACCAAGTGTGCATCTTCACGGATAGATAAATCTTATCAAGAAAAGTGTACAGGGATAGATAAAGATCAGGATATGGCCTCATTAAAAACATAGCATAGCAACAATCAATTTTACTTTAGAACCTAGTACCATACTAcacaagtgcgccagggccggCCGGGGCAGGGTGATGGATAGCACGGACGGACGGACGGGAGGCCGCATCCTGGTTAACCAGCGCGGCCTGCGTCGCACTCCGACCGGCACACACAGACAGACGGCCTTTAAATGCCCCGCCCCTCCCCCCTCTATCGCTCCCACACCACCACCCCTCCTCACTCCACGCTCCTTCCCTCACACCACaccacccctctctctctctctcactcgcGCTTTCCGCTCTcgtctcctcctcttcctcctcccgtCAGCCCCTTCTTCCCCGGCGTTGATCCGATCGACGTCCTCCCTCCTCCCCGGCGTTGATCCGACGCGCCGTAGAGTTGATAGGCGAACGAACGGGGCGGTGATCGTCCGGGCGGCCCCCCTGCGacgatggcgcgcggcggcggcaaCGGCGAGGTGGAGCTCTCGGTGGGGGTCGGCGgaggcggcgccggcgccggcggggCGGACGCCCCCGCCGTGGACATCAGCCTCGGCAGGCTCATCCTCGCCGGCATGGTCGCCGGCGGCGTGCAGTACGGATGGGCGCTCCAGCTCTCCCTGCTCACCCCCTACGTCCAGGTATACCACACGTACATGCAACCCGGGTACAGCTGAGTTCACGCGCGCGCCGTGAGGCCATGTCCATGCCAGTGTGCGCGCATGCGCTGCGTCGTCGTCCCGGCCGTGCATGCGCGCCTCGGGGACGAAAAAGCTATTCGATCCATAGTTTTAGTGTTTTGCTTTCTAAATAAACCTGCAGAGGTCTCAAGAGAAACCTAAAACATGCCTGCAAAATTTTAAGAGATGGCGAGTTCATAATTTTCTGTGCCAGCTCCTATTTCCATCTGTGAACCTTTATTCTCCATGCTTATCATTTCTGAAGTTTGTGCAgctttcatttttcttttcttttttgaaacGGTAGATTCAAGCTCAACACAGCAGTTTCTATTCAGAGAAGCGTGAGGTTTGACCGAGATGTGAAGCTTGTTCGTTTCTTGGCACTGGTTTTGTTCTTTTTCCAACAGCTTTTTGGCAGCGTATTAGTAAGTACACGTGTGGCCGTGGCTAGAAGTCTATCTATTTTCGTATCCTTCGAGATCAAAAGATATATCTATTCGATGACGATATGTTGTTCGCTCGTATATATGATGGTGTGGTCATGTAGGATGTGCAGCTTCTCGACCCATCTTCTCGTGTCAAGGCTAGCCATCTAGTGTCATCACCCAAATGGTTTTCGTCGATGTTGGCAAAAAGCCTCAATTTTCTGTGTGTGCAAAAAGCCTAAAACCTTTCCGCACACCAACTTCAATCCACAGACATATAGAAGTCAAACTCCCAAGCCATGCCGTGCACTTGAGGACAAGATATACACCATCACCTTTGTCTGATGAATTGTACTCCTTTAATACATAATAGCTATTACTCCTAAATGATTAATATCATATCAGAAAACACTAATGAGTAGAGTAATTAACCTGGCAACATCATGCTACATGCTCTTCTTCTGCTGAAGCACACGCGTTGCTGTCATTCAATAGCACTCCTTACATGCTGGGGATCGAACGGGATATGTACATATGATGGTGCCTCGCTAAAGTACGCGGACGGTGGTCAATGGTCGGTCCGCCGTGCGCCTTAATTTCTGGGGGGAAACTGCATGGCCTGATAGGGAAATCTCGAGCCTAATTGACCGCTCGTCGGCGCCTCAAGGTTGCCATAAACAAAGACGAGGAATTAGTACGGTCTTTGTTTCAGTTCAGCCCTGAGAAGGAGTACCAGTAGAAGCTATGTGTATTTGTACGAGTACTATGAGTGTATCCGTACGTAGAACGAAGTGTACTTGATTGATCAGTATGGtccatgcacacacacacacacacacatacactgTTGTTGCTAGCTAGGTGTATCCCGTGAGCTATATATTTCTGGATACATACAACAATTTCATCCTGGTCACGTTAGCCTTCTCGAGCCAAGTGCCATCAAGATGGGTAGgtggatgcatgcatgcatgcatacatCATGGTCAATACGTATAAATATACAGCTTGGCAAGTGGACTTGCCTGGCCATATGGAGTGTTATTCCTGCACACATGTGAGCGGTCAAACTGGAGAGGAACTCACAGTCCAGTCCAGATGTGTCCTCTGTggcacagttgcagcagaggggTTGCTTGGGTAAATAAGGACATGTGTGGTTGATTAGCTGAGGGTACAGGGGCTGTTCGAGCTTCAGTTTTCATATCTGAACTGTGCAAAATCTTCTATATGCGGTGTATGGATCAGGGGAACAAAACTGTCACTATGGTCGTCAGTCTTTGTGCTTCAGTTTTCATACCAAAGAAGTACTGTAAAATTCATTAACAACTTGCTGGTGTTGTTGTTTGCTTTTTGTGCCAAGAAACTGATGGAAATTAGAGTTGCTGATACTGCAAATGCTACTACCTGTTACTGTCCACTGACTATGTGAACTTTGCAATATTTGTGCAGACTCTGGGACTTTCGCATGCTCTGACTTCATTCATGTGGCTCTGCGGCCCTATTGCTGGATTAGTGGTGAGTACCAACCTCAACATAGCTCTTGTGATGAAATATGCCCTGCAAATGTGATAACTAGCATAAGATTCCATTTCATCATAGTACTGGTGCTATATACTTTTATACCTAATTCGTACTGAACTGTAAATCATCTCTGAAGCACTCTGTGCAGAAAAAACTGCAGTTAGCAGTTATCAGATTCTGTAGCTACATCAACAAATTATAACTGTTATTTCTTCGAGTAGCCTTGGTACTTAATCAGTGTGCATCCTCTGACCTGCAGGTTCAACCATGCGTTGGGCTCTACAGTGACAAGTGCACTTCAAGATGGGGAAGACGCAGACCGTTCATTCTGACAGGATGTATCCTCATCTGCATTGCTGTGAGTAGCACCGTTCCTTGGTTATCTTCTTAGGGTTCATAAGTTTTTCTATTTTTTCCATAATAAAAGTTACATTTACTCTGCCTTACGCAGGTCGTGGTCGTCGGCTTCTCGGCTGACATTGGAGCTGCTCTGGGTGACAGCAAGGAAGAGTGCAGGTGATGTGCTCGTTGCCTGGGCTTGGCTTTGCATTTTCCATAGCAACTGAGCATTGCAAACTGGTCTGACATTTTGACGTGATAACTACAGTCTCTATCATGGGCCTCGTTGGCACGCTGCAATTGTGTATGTTCTTGGATTCTGGCTCCTTGACTTCTCCAACAACACAGTGCAAGTAAGTGCTTTCAGATCATGTTCAAGAATTTCGCCCAAACCAAAACGCCATGACTAATCTCACTTGATTTTGCCATGGAACTTACAGGGACCAGCGCGTGCTCTGATGGCTGATTTATCAGGTAATTTTTCATGACAGTTCAGTTATGCTAGTTGGCTCAGGCAAATATAATTGTTAAACTAGCGCCTGCCTGTTATGCCGAACAATCAAATGGTATCTGAGGTCTGAACTCCTTTTTCTTTCTGTTCAACAGCCCAGCATGGACCCAGTGCAGCAAATTCAATCTTCTGTTCTTGGATGGCACTGGGAAATATCCTAGGATACTCATCTGGTTCCACAAATAACTGGCACAAGTAAGCCAACCCTTCTCTTCTGTTCTGCTCCACACATAAGTAAATACTAGTAGTTAATATACTGACAAGTTGCATTTTTCGCTTGGCTAATTTCATAGGTGGTTTCCGTTCCTCCGGACAAGGGCTTGCTGTGAAGCCTGCGCAAATCTGAAAGGCGCATTTCTGGTGGCAGTGGTAAGTCGCTCCCTAGTGTTTATTACTACTCCTTCCCTCCGTCCAATAATATAAAACGTTATTACATCCAATATGCGAGCACGTCATAAATAAACTTGAGAATGAGCAAACTTGGATCGATAAATCCTCCTGCTATGTATGACCATTTCTGTGCACCATTGTTGAAACTTAGTCCTTTTTTTCGGTGTGAATGTGTGTTTTCAGCTGTTCCTGGCCTTCTGTTTGGTGATAACCGTGATCTTCGCCAAGGAGATACCGTACAAGGCGATTGCGCCCCTCCCAACAAAGGCCAATGGCCAGGTTGAAGTCGAGCCCACCGGGCCGCTCGCCGTCTTCAAAGGCTTCAAGAACTTGCCTCCTGGAATGCCGTCAGTGCTCCTCGTCACCGGCCTCACCTGGGTACGTGCTTCACACATGCCAGGGCTTCTCTCACTGTATTCAGTATTGTTGCTGACCCGGCCTGTACATGTTTGTGCCTGCAGCTGTCCTGGTTCCCCTTCATCCTGTACGACACCGACTGGATGGGTCGTGAGATCTACCACGGTGACCCCAAGGGAACCCCCGACGAGGCCAACGCGTTCCAGGCAGGTGTCAGGGCCGGGGCGTTCGGCCTGCTACTCAACTCGGTAATCAAGATTCACTACTTCCTCCATCATCATTCTGTCTGCTCCAGGAGCGGAGCTGTGATAGAAGAAACTTGGAGCACTGACAGTTGCGCGTGCATGCATGCAGGTCGTCCTGGGGTTCAGCTCGTTCCTGATCGAGCCGCTGTGCAAGAGGCTAGGCCCGCGGGTGGTGTGGGTGTCAAGCAACTTCCTCGTCTGCCTCTCCATGGCCGCCATTTGCATCATAAGCTGGTGGGCCACTCAGGACCTGCATGGGTACATCCAGCACGCCATCACCGCCAGCAAGGAGATCAAGATCGTCTCCCTCGCCCTCTTCGCCTTCCTCGGAATCCCTCTCGCCGTAAGCATCAGCATCAGCTTCCCTTCCGCCACTTGATTTTGCTACCTCCTTTTTTCTATCATTTCTGACGAGTGGGGGTTCCTGTTGCACCGCTGCAGATTCTGTACAGTGTCCCTTTCGCGGTGACGGCGCAGCTGGCGGCGAACAGAGGCGGTGGCCAAGGTGTGTGCGGGCGGATGCTCCTGAGCTTTATTCTTCATTCAGTGTTGGCCACTTGAGATTTATTTTGCTCCGGTGTTGACGGGTAGCTAACTGAGGGTTTGTTTGGACGGTGCAGGGCTGTGCACGGGCGTGCTGAACATCGCCATCGTGATACCCCAGGTGATCATCGCGGTGGGGGCGGGGCCGTGGGACGAGCTGTTCGGCAAGGGCAACATCCCGGCGTTCGGCGTGGCGTCCGCCTTCGCGCTCATCGGCGGCATCGTCGGCATATTCCTGCTGCCCAAGATCTCCAGGCGCCAGTTCCGGGCCGTCAGCGGCGGCGGTCACTGACCGCGCCGCGCGCCGGTCGGCCTGAGCATGGCGAAGGCCGATCGCGCCGGCCCGAAGGTCCCAGCCCAGCTCGGCATTTACCAAATTTTCGCATAGGCGTAACTAGGGGGCTCTCGCCTAAGGACTCCGTAGAGCAGAATAAGAATTGTGAGGAACCTGTATGTGTTGTGTCTGTATGTGCGTGTAAGTCAGTGCGTGTAGCGgaaaatggacagaggaatgcGGGCATCCATCGCCGGCTGGGGTGTCGTCTTTGGGTTGTGACTTGTGTGTAGCAAACCAAGGTGATCAAGTGAGGGGAAAAGAATGGATGATGAACTTTCAGCGACATACAACCTTGCTCCGGTGCACCGTGTGTGTTGTGTTGTGTTCGCTCGGCAGCAGCCACGGCGCCATCGCCGACGCACTGTTTTGGATGACCGGCAGCCGGTACGCCAGGCACGGCTTTGTTCCTCCAGTCGTTCTCACGCGATTCGATTCTCTTTTGCTTCACATCAAGGAGCTTATCCGCACCGATTCCATTCCTGAAACCGACAAGAAACCGGTGCATTTTGCAGCACACCCAACGCCCAGCACAAACAATTGAAAACATAGGGCGGACTCCTTGTGTTGACGGTGGCCAGAAACAGACTTTGCGCCTAACCATGGTGCCTGATTTCCAGAGCTTTTTCAACAAAACGCGAGTCCTCTTGAGGGCTTGTACATCTTTACAGATCAGTAGACGGAGGAATTAAAAGAATAGTCTCATCTGTCCAGATCGACCAGTTGTAGGTTGCCAATCTTCAATGATGCTTTGCAGCAAAATGAACCATTGATGGGCCTGAATTCTGCGTAGGGTGTTTCGGTGCCCAGGCTCATCTGCACCCGGTTAGAAAATAATTcgtaaaaaattcaaaacaacctcaaaaaatttcagtttttttttgtGCGGTAGAAAATTTGATGCGTGAGGCCTGCTACAAATTTCAAGTCATTTGGAATTCTGAGCAGTtctcagcaaaaaagacaaatcgggTCAAAACAGTACATGAACAGTAAACATTTTTACAGGCCCCTAATTTATCTTTTTTGCTAAGAGCTCCTCAGATGTCCAAATGACTTGAAAATTGGAGTGGACCTCATGCGTCAAATTATCTACCgcacaaaaaaatggaattatttgattttttttctagtatttgttttgatttttttcgCCAGCGCGGGTGCAGGTGAGCTCAGGTGCAGAGATGGATTTTTGTTGAATTCTCCCTCCGTCCGAGTGAATAGGGCACCTAACGGAAAACAGATTTTTCAAGAGTTTTATTCATCTTTCAATTTAAGTGCCAATTACTCAACTTCCTTTTTCGTTGTAGAAAACACTTTGGTTTTTTTTATTTTGACGGTGTCCCGGCTAAGGGGCCTCTTGT encodes:
- the LOC125552777 gene encoding sucrose transport protein SUT1-like, which translates into the protein MARGGGNGEVELSVGVGGGGAGAGGADAPAVDISLGRLILAGMVAGGVQYGWALQLSLLTPYVQTLGLSHALTSFMWLCGPIAGLVVQPCVGLYSDKCTSRWGRRRPFILTGCILICIAVVVVGFSADIGAALGDSKEECSLYHGPRWHAAIVYVLGFWLLDFSNNTVQGPARALMADLSAQHGPSAANSIFCSWMALGNILGYSSGSTNNWHKWFPFLRTRACCEACANLKGAFLVAVLFLAFCLVITVIFAKEIPYKAIAPLPTKANGQVEVEPTGPLAVFKGFKNLPPGMPSVLLVTGLTWLSWFPFILYDTDWMGREIYHGDPKGTPDEANAFQAGVRAGAFGLLLNSVVLGFSSFLIEPLCKRLGPRVVWVSSNFLVCLSMAAICIISWWATQDLHGYIQHAITASKEIKIVSLALFAFLGIPLAILYSVPFAVTAQLAANRGGGQGLCTGVLNIAIVIPQVIIAVGAGPWDELFGKGNIPAFGVASAFALIGGIVGIFLLPKISRRQFRAVSGGGH